The genomic segment ACCCTGGGAGTATTTCACAACCGAGAGGCCAATATCTCATTCCAACTTATGCAGTAATTGAAAGTAATGACCAGCAAATAGAGGTTTGTTATTATAATCGTGCACATAAAGCAATTGAAGAGTTATCGTGCCGTTTTTCAAAAAATGGTTAATCATCTATTTCTTTAAAAGAATTTGATTTATTTTTAGGTATTCCCATCATTTTGCTACTCTTTTAGTTTGTTTTCACGTAAAATAGTAGTTGGATTTAGTTATCTCAAGGAAGGAAATGAAGATAATGATAGGAAAAGAAATTGGAGAAATGTTACTTGAAAATAAAGAGCATTTTTTGATTCCAGCAGATAGAGTTGCTCATGTACAATTAAATAATCGTTTAAATCATGCACTATTAGTTCTGACAAAGATAGGGTATTCTGTTATACCAGTTTTAGACTATGATTACAAAATTAAAGGCCTTATTTCTATGCCAATGATTATTGAAGCCATTACAGGTTTAGAAGATATCGATTTTGATAAATTAGGAGATATATTGGTTTCTGATGTGATGGAAACAGATTTTGCCGTAATCGATAATCCATATGATTTAGAAGAAGTACTGCATCTGTTAGTTGATAATGCTTTTATATGTGTAGCAAGTGATGATGGAAGTTTTACAGGTATCATCACGAGAAGCGAAATTTTAAAGGGCACTAATCGAATCGCACATGAATTTGAAAATAAATATGATGTTATTCGGAAAGCAGAGCAATTGCGTTAAAAATTTATTAATCAGCAGGGAATGATCAGATGAATGCTAATGAAATTATTGAATTTATAGCAAAAAGTGAAAAAAAAACGCCGGTGAAAGTTTATTTAAAAGGTAAATTAGATCGATTGAGTTTTCCTGAATCCATTAAAAACTTCACAACTGATGAAGTAGGAACGATTTTTGGAGAGTGGAAAGTCGTTGAACCATTTTTAAAAGAAAATAAAGAATGGATAGATGACACGGTGATTGAAAACGATCGTCGTAACTCGGCTATTCCGTTAGTAGACATGAAAAAATTTAATGCGCGCATTGAACCGGGTGCATTTATACGGGATCAAGTTGAAATTGGAGATTCAGCAGTTATTATGATGGGTGCTGTTATCAATATCGGTGCTGTTATCGGTGAAGGAACCATGATCGATATGGGTGCTGTATTAGGCGGACGAGCAACCGTTGGAAAAAATTGTCATATTGGTGCAGGTACTGTTTTAGCAGGTGTTGTCGAACCAGCCAGTGCTCAACCTGTTATTGTAGAGGATAACGTGTTGATTGGTGCTAATGCTGTTGTGTTAGAGGGCATCCGTGTTGGAGAAGGCTCAGTTGTTGCAGCAGGTGCTATTGTGATTCAGGATGTTGAACCATATACAGTTGTAGCAGGAACACCAGCTAAAAAAATCAAAGACATTGATGAAAAAACAAAAAGCAAAACAGGTCTAATTGATGCTTTACGCGAACTATAAAAATAAAAAATAATCAATTTAAAGAGCGTGAAACAGAAAGGTGAACTACTACTTTCTGCTTCATCTCTTTTTTTAGAAAAGAGTGAGGATATGGTAAAAGAAAATCCCTTTATTCAAATACGCAGAGAATTGCATTTGATTCCTGAAATTGGCCTAGAAGAATACAAAACACATGATTATTTGATGTCTAAAATCAAAGAGCTGCCACAAGAACATTTAGAAATAAAAACTTGGGAAACTGCTATTGTGGTTCGAGTAAAAGGTAGTATTGGCCAAAAAATCATTGGATGGAGAACAGATATAGACGGTTTACCAGTAGTGGAAGAAACAGAATTGCCTTTTCAATCTACTCACGAAGGAAGAATGCATGCCTGTGGACACGATATGCATATGTCTATTGCATTAGGTTTATTGACTTATTTTAGCTCTCACCAAACGATAGATGATTTAGTCTTTATTTTTCAACCAGCTGAAGAAAATGTTAGTGGAGCTAAAATTATTTATGATAGTGGTTTTTTAAATGACTACATGCCAGATGAAATATATGCTTTGCACGTAAAGCCTGATCTACCAGTAGGAACGTTAGGTACAAAAGTAGGAACATTGTTTGCTGGTACATGTGCCATTGATGTAGAATTTCGTGGTGTAGGCGGACATGCTGCATACCCGCATGAATCTAACGATATGATAGTAGCTGCCAGTCAATTCATCAACCAAATCCAAACAATCGTCAGTCGAAGTGTTAACCCGATGGAAGGTGCCGTTATTACTTTAGGAACGATGCATGCTGGAACAGCTGGAAATATTATTAGCGGATATGCTAGCCTTACTGGAACGATACGTACATTAACCTCTGAAATGAGCAAATTAACTCAACAAAGGGTAAAAGATATTGTTAAAGGAATTGAACTCTCTTATAATTGTAAAATTTATTTAGATTTAGACCAAGCGGGGTATTATCCGGTTATTAACAGTGAGATAGAAACGATGGCATTTATTGATTATATGACTAAAAAACAAGGTGTCGTTTATAAAGAAATGGGAACAGAAATGACAGGTGAAGATTTTGGTTATTATTTGGATAAAATCCCAGGCACGATGTTTTGGCTGGGTGTTGATAGTCCATATGGATTGCATCATCCAAAAATGACACCAAAGGAAGAAGCTATTCCTTTTGCTATAGAGCATGTGGGAGATTTCTTGGAAAAGAGAGCCAATAGACAATTATAAACATAATAGATAAAAAAGCGTCTCGTAAAATCACTCATGATTTTGCGAGACGCTTTTATTGTAAAAATAAGACCAATGTTTATTGAATAAATATAGGAACATAAGATTAAGTGTTAAAAGATATTTCTATCAATTTTTAATCTCTTTTTCAACTCTTTTGAGATACTTTTTGTTTCTTTGCGAATCGGAGGGTTTTCGATCAGTGCTAAAGCTTTATCTATTATAAGTTCAGAAGCATGTGGATGGAAATGTTTCTCCATTTGATTCATTAAACTTCGAGCTAGAAGAGGCTGTTTTAATAATGATAAAACAGCAGGAACAATATCATTTTCTGTTTTTGTAACAATAGCCATTCCTTCTTTTTCAAAAAATAGTGCATTGTCTCTTTCTTGCCCAGGGACAGCAGGAGTTAAAATTAATGGAATTCGAATGGCTAAAGCTTCTGAAAGAGAAATACCACCCGCCTTACTGATCATCATATCAGATTGCTTCATTAAATCGGCCATATTCGAAACGTATCCAAGAATCTTTACATTTTCGTCAAATTGATAATTCTGGCTCAACTCTTCAAAAAGCACTTTATTTGAACCGCAAACTACAGTTATATATAATTCTTCTTTAATTTTTAATTCTTCAATAATTTTCCCTAAATCACTCAAGACTCCATGAGCACCAGCTGAAATGAGTAACTTTTTAGTTTTATTAGAGTCTTTTTCTTCAGAATCAGGAATCTTTTCAGCAAAATAAAATTCCTCTTTTATAGGAATACCTGATACCGTAATTTTCTGTTCATTTATACCAGTATCAAGTAATTCTTTTTTTAAACTATCACAAGCTACAAAAAAATAATCGATTCCATCCGAAATCCAACGTGTATGCAAGCAAAAATCAGTTAACACATTAATAAAAGGTATTTCTGGGTTCGTACGTTGCTTGTAGATAGGCAGAGCTTGCATAGGAAAAGTATTGATCACAAGATCAAACTCATGTTCCTTCATCAACTGGCTAATACGCATATATCCATATCTGTCAATCATTCGATCGATTCTAAAATCTGTTAATCTAAAATCAGATTTATAATAAAGATAACCATAAATAGTCTGTCCTTTAGTAAAACTTTTGATATATAACTTTCTCGTAACATTCGTTAAAAAAGGGTGAGCTTCATAAAATAAATCAGAGGTAACAATGTTTGTAATGCCACGTTTATTTAATTCCATTATGAGCGAACGAGTTACTTCAAGGTGGCCATTTCCATAACTCCCAGTCAAAATCAATATTTTAGGTGGTGCTGACATTATAGATTGCCTCCTTTTTAATAGTAGTAAGTGCTATGGTTTAATATTAAGGGGATTAATAGGTATTTCAATACCTTCTTTTGTTAAAGCAGTAATGTACTCTTGAGAGAAAGCATTTTGCACCCCAAATTCGTGTCCATGCAATGTAAAGATGACGATTCTTATTCCATAGTGTCCATTTCCAAGATCAATTAAGCCTAAATTTGCTGGCAACTCAGTAATTTCTGGATACTGTGGAACAAGTTTTTCATTTACATTTTCTATGATTCTATTTACTTTAGCTATGTCTGTATCTGGTAAAAGACGGATATCGATTTGAGCTCGCATATCTTCACGGGATTTATTACTCACAATTGTGATGTAACGATTGGGAATAAAATTAAGTGTTCCATCAAAGCTTTTTACTTTCGTCGTTTTTAGATTTACATCAACGACCGTACCCGAAACAGCGTCTAAGTCAACCACATCACCCACATCGATTTGTTTTTCTAATAAAAGGAAAAATCCGTTTACGATATCGCTAACGAATCCCTGTGCACCTAGTGAAAGTGCCAAACCAATAACCCCAGCACCGGCAAGTAGTGTTCCTACAGGAATACCGATAGCCGATAGAATAGCATAGGCTAAGAAAAAGCCTACAAAAGATTGAAATAAGTTTTGAGTTAAATTGTATAATGTGTTTAATCGGTTTGTAGAAATTTCTTTTTTCTTACGATAATTTTCAAAAGTCCGTTCAATGAAGAAATTTCCGATTCTTTTTACAGCGTAAAAGAAAATCATGAAAAATAGGATTTGAATAATGCCAGCTGTGGCTCCTGAAATAATCTTAGACCAATCAATTGAATTCCAAAAATCAGAAAAAATATTGGTCTGTTCTGTTATTGTATCAACAACATCAACGGCAATTGAACTATCTAATTGATTACTGCTGTCCATAAATTTAATGCTCCCTTTATATGAATTTCTATTTAGTTACTCTACCTTATAGTAACAAATAATAAGACAAATTTATAGTTACATCTCTATGAAGTAAGTTTACTAACACTTACCGATCTATTTTCTAAGGAATTACTTATAGATAATAGATATAAAAAACAAAAAAGGTATTCGGTTTCATATTATTTGATGTAAAAAATAAATAATGGTATTCTATACCTGTAAAAGATATTTTAATTCTAGATGAAAAGATTTTTTGGCAAACAACGATCATTTTGATTTTGTTTGTTCAAAGTAATTGGATTATCTAAAAAATTAAAGAATAGAGGGAAGTGAGGAGTTCATATGACAGGTGGAGAAATTGCAGCTCTAATAGCTGCTATAGCTTTTGCAGCATTAGTCGTATTTTTAATTATCGTACTGCTTAAAGTTTCTAAGGTAGTTGGAGAAGTTCAAAAAACGGTTAATGAGGCTAATAAAAGTATTAGTGTTCTTACAAAAGACGCGGATAGTCTTCTAATTGAAGTAGAAGGATTATTGAATAAATCCAATACTACTTTAGATGATGTCAATGGAAAATTAGGTGAAACAGATCCATTGTTTAGAGCTATCGGTGATTTAGGAACAACTGTTTCAAGTTTAAATGATTCTACTCGTAACTTAACTAGCCATGTAGCTGGAGCAACAAAGAAAACTGCTCAAACAGGCATGGTGACTAAAGTCGGTAAAACGGCAATAAATATGAATAAAAAGCGAAAAGATAAAAAAGAGAACTAATTTAAGCGTTTAAAAATAGTCTATACCATGAATTGAGAAAAGGGGAGAACTATATATGACAAAAAAAGGTGGATTTCTTTTAGGAGCAATCGTGGGAGCTGCAGCAGCAGGAATTACAGCTCTATTATATGCACCAAAATCTGGTAAAGAATTACGTGAAGAGTTAAATCAACAAACAACCAATGTAAAAGGTTCTGCAAAAGATTATGCTGATATAGCTAAAGAAAAAGGTAAAGAAATGAAATCTGTTGCTAAAGATGCATCAGAAGACATTAAAATTAGTTTAAAAGAATCAGCTTCTCAAATGAAAGAACAGTTGACTCGTGCATCAAAAGATGTGGGTGAAGGTTTGACTGATCTTAAAGAATCAGCAACTGAAGTAGCAAAAGATGCAAAATCAACAGTTACAGATGTAGCTCAAGAAGCTAAAACAACGGCTACTGAAGCTGCAGAAGAAGTAAAATCGACAGCTAAAGATACATCTGAAGAAGTAAAATCAAAAGCAAAAGATAGTAAAGAAGAAGCTGATGAAGTTTCTACTAGCTTAAAATATGACGGTACTTCTTTAAAAGAAGATGTTGAAAGAAACACAATGGATTTTGCTTATGACCAAGAAAAAGCAGCTGAAGGTCCTGATTACTCAACTGCGAACGTTAGCACAGAACAAACTAAAGAAAATGGTAAACAAGATCAACACAAAACTACTAATACAAACGTAGGAATTTAATTTATAAAGTAAAACAGTGGAGCAAATGCTCCACTGTTTTTTTGTACTTATATAGAAGTGTATGTTTTTGGTGTATGTGTGAAAACTTCGCAACCATCACTTGTGACTACCACACAATCTTCAATGCGGACGCCAGCAACATTTGGTACATAAATACCGGGTTCTATTGAAAAACACATACCTTCTTGGATAATAAAATCGCTGTCTTGCATGATAGAAGGAAATTCATGGACTGAGCTTCCCAGACCGTGTCCTAAACGGTGAGTGAAGTAAGTACCATATCCAGCTTCAGTAATAATCTCACGAGCAATTCTATCCAATTCACCAGCAGATATACCAGGTTTAACAGCAGCTAAAGCAGCATTATGAGCTCTTAAAACAATCTCATAAATCTCTATAGCCTGTTTTGAAGGTTCTCCAAAAGCAATTGTACGTGTCGCATCACTAGTGTATCCATTATAGACAACACCTAAATCAAATAAAACAAATTCATTTAATTGGACTTGTCTTTTCCCTGGAGTACCATGTGGGCTAGCAGCATTGTCACCTGTTAAGACCATCGTTTCAAAACTCATTTCCTTAATGCCTTCCTTTTTTAACTGGTATTCAATTTCTGCCACTATTTCTTCTTCAGAAATACCTTCTTTTAGTGCATTAAAGCCAATTTCAAAAGCTCTATCAGCCCATTTTCCTGCTTCCATCATTTTATTGATTTCTTCAGTAGTTTTAATCAGCTTCATTGATTGTATTTTTGGAGTAATATCTGAAAAAGTAACAGTTGGAAAAAGGTTTTGCAATTGTTCAAATCGTCTAACAGTTAAAAAATCTTTTTCGATAGCAAAGTTTTTAATGTTAGCACTGCGTGAGTGAATCTGTTCTGCAATAAGTGCCCATGGATCTTCATTATCTAAATAACCATAGACATCATAATCCCATTCACTATTTATTGCATCTTCCTTTTCAAGTTCAGGAGTAAAAAGAAAAGGTGGTGCACCAGCGAATACTGTCAATGCTAAAATGCGTTCATGAGGATCGCTTTCGTATCCGCTTAAATAAGCAATAGTATTTGGCTCATTAATGAATGCAACATCGATACTTTGTTTTGCTAACCATTTTTGCATTGCCGTTAGTTGTTTGTTCATCATCATCCCATCTTTCGTTGAAAGTAATAAAGTAATTGTATCACTAAATGAATGAAATTTCTTAAGCTAGACTAAAATAGATAAAAGCTCTACAATATAAAATGAAAGAAATTATGAAATTTTCATGAAAACGTAATTGAAACGCTTGCATTACGTTCAAAATTTTGCTAAATTGGTACTATGAAATAAGTAAACGAATCTATCTACTCGAAGGAGATTAATTATGGAAAAGCAAACTATTACTATTTATGATGTTGCAAGAGAAGCGAACGTTTCTATGGCAACTGTCTCCCGTGTTGTAAACGGCAATCCAAATGTAAAACCAACTACTCGTAAAAAAGTTCTGGAAGTCATTGACCGTTTGGATTACCGCCCTAATGCTGTTGCGCGTGGATTGGCAAGTAAAAAAACAACAACTGTAGGAGTTATTATTCCTGATGTTACAAATTTATATTTTTCATCTTTAGCTAGAGGTATTGATGATATTGCAACAATGTATAAATACAATATTATTTTAGCAAACTCTGATCAAAATGATCAAAAAGAAGTTCAAGTGTTGAATACACTTTTAGCAAAACAAGTAGATGGAATTATCTACATGGGACACAAAATATCAGATGAATTAAGAGCAGAGTTTTCTCGTTCAAAAACCCCTGTTGTTTTGGCAGGAACAGTTGATCCTGATGAACAAATGGGTAGTGTAAATATTGATTATGAAGCTGCTACGGAACAAACGATTGCACAATTGATTTCAAATGGACATGAACGTATCGCTTTTGTCTCAGGTTCAATTTCACAAGAGCCAATTAACGGTATTTATCGTTTGAAAGGGTATAAAACAGCTTTACAAAATGCAGGGATCGAATACGATGAAAGTTTAGTTTTTGAAACAGCTTATTCATTTACTGCTGGAGAAGAAGTATACTCTAAATTAGCTGAAGCTGGAGCGACTGCTGTATTTGCTGGAGATGATGAAATTGCTGTAGGTATCATGAACGGAGCTTTAGATCATTTTGTTAAAATACCAGAAGAATTTGAAGTAGTTACAGCAAATAATTCAAAATTATCTGAAATGGTTAGACCAAAATTAAGTACGATCACTCAACCATTGTATGATATTGGTGCTGTAGCTATGCGTTTGTTAACTAAGTTAATGAATAAAGAAGATGTAGACGAAAAAACAATCATTTTACCTCATAATATTGCTAATAGAGGAACAACTAAAGAAGTTTAAAAGAAAAAAGGCATCGATTTCGATGCCTTTTTTTTTATGATTGTTTTCCTTTAATATCTAAAGTAATTCTATAGTATGAGATTGTGACAAGTGAAACTCTCTTCTTGAAAATAGTTTGTAACTTTATTCCAACGGAGATTTTTGTCTATCTCTATTTTATTCGTTTATACAAAAATAGTGCTGGTGATTTTTACTCACCAACACTAAATAGTATAAACTCTTTTTATTCAGCTTTTTTATCTGCTTCGGCTTTTTTTTTCGCCTCATCTGCTTTTTTCTGAGCCTCTTCTTGTGCTTTTTTGTCTTTTTCTGCTTTGTCTTTAGCAGCTTTATCTTTAGCTTCCTCAGCTTTTTTAGTTTCGTCCTTTTTCTTATCAGTTTCAGCTTTCGCTTTTTTTGCAGCTTCATCACTTGCAGTTTTAGAAGTCTTCTCCCAATAATCTGCTAATTCTTTATCAGAAGCAGAAAAACCAAAATTATAAGTGGTCGTTTTAGGAAGGAATTTTTTATTGAAAAGCTCAGTTTTTGTAGCACCAGATGCCGTAACTTCTTTTCCATTAGCTAATTTTACTTTTCCAGGTTGCATACCGGTAGCGGCTAGAACTTTTGCTTCAACTATGCCGTCTGGTTGCTGGAAGGCTTGATCAGTGCCTAAGATAGTTGGATTTGCATTGTAAATAGCATTCATTAAACGAGCCCAATGTCTTTTGTTTCTTAAACTTGGACTTTCAGATCCTGAGTTAGATAAATCATTAACAGAAGTAGTAACAGCATTGTCATATCCAATCCAAGAGCTTAAGGTTACTTGAGGTGTATAGCCAATAAACCAAATATCTTTTTGACCGTCAGATGTTCCTGTCTTGCCTGCAATATCTGCTGTGAAGTTTAATTGCCCTTTTACATCCTTAGCAGTACCTGAGTCTAAGACATCACGTAAAATATCAGTTGTTAGATAAGCAGTTTCGGGAGTGAATACCTCAACCGGTTTAACTTCATGTTGATAGATGACCTCTCCATTATGATCCTCGATTTTTTCAATGATATAACCTTCAGTATAGTTTCCTTTATTGGCTAAAGTAGAAAAGCCGTCAGTTTGGTCTAAAACAGTCGTTCCTTTAGTTATACCACCGATAGGAAGGGCATAATAAACTCCTTGATATTCTTCTGTCGTAATGATATCAGATCCAAATCCCATCTTATGCATATAGGATTCAAGTTTTTCTTCCATATTATAGGTATCTTTCATTTGTTGATAAATTTTTGATGTAACGATATTACTTGATTGTGTTAGACCAGTCCGAACATCAGTCCATTTATTTGGAATCACGTTTCCAGCATTGGTTATTTCATGAACACCCAAAGAACCATTTTCCCAACTTGGTACTTTAGCAGAACTTTCAAAAAGCATCGTCGCTGGTGTAATAATTCCTTCTTCCAATGCCGGAGCAAAGGCTAGTAAAGGTTTAATAGTTGACCCAGGCGAACGAGGAGATTGATAAGCATGGTTGACTTGAGTCAATTCATAATCTACACCACCTATAAAAGAAATGATTCGTCCAGTGGCATTGTCTCTTAAAACTGCTCCATTTTGGACCGGTTCAACGAGTGTTTTTGTTTCGTTTGTTTCTTCATCAATATAATCAGCAACTTTTACATTTCCCAGATAACTTGTATTGTTTATGATTGGATTATTATTTTCATTATAAGAGATCTCTGGATTTGCATATTGTTCAACTACGTCATTCATAGCTTCATAAACGCCTTTATCAATGGTTGAATAGACAGTATAACCGTTCATTCTTAAGTCTTGGTCTGCTTGATTATAATACATATCACTCAGTTCTTGATCATTAGAAAGATCTTCAGCTGAATAACCATCAGCTGTATACAACTGTTCCATAATAATTTGTCGAGCTTGCTGCTCTACAAAGTTGTAAACATAATCAGTACTGTCTTTAACATCTGTTTCTTGAGGCAAAAAGTCTTGTGTCAAATCGTAAGCTACAGCAGTATCGTATTCTTCTTTAGTGATATAATTTTCGCGATACATCCTAAATAAAACTTCATCTTTACGGCTCATACCAGCAGCTAAATCTTCTTTAAGAGTACCTGTTTGGGTATAAGGGCTATAAACAATTGGATTTTGAGGCAATCCGGCTAGAAACGCCGCTTGTGGTAAAGTTAATTCATTAGCTTTTACGCCGAATATACCTATTGAAGCTTCATTCAAACCAGCAATATTTTGTCCTTTATTATTTCTTCCAAAAGGAGAGACGTTTAAATAATTTTCTAAAATTTCTTCTTTTGTAAAGTAATTTTCAACACGGAAAGCTAATAAAATCTCATTTGCTTTCCGTTTAAAGGAAACTTCGTTGGTTAAGATTTGTTGCTTAACCAATTGTTGGGTAAGTGTTGACCCTCCAGAAGTTGTACTTGCACCAGTGACTTCTTGAACTAATGCTCGAGCAACAGCTTTTGGAACAACTCCAGAATGTTTATAGAAGTACTCATCCTCAGTAGCAATAATAGCTTCTTGAACTAAAGGAGACATTTCACTTAAAGGAATTTCAGATCGTTTTAGATCAGTCTTTAAATCACTAATTTTTTCTCCAGTTGCATAGTACATAGCAGAAGTTGTTGAAACATTTTCAATGTCTGCTTTCATTTCTTCATAAGTTGGAATTTCTTCGCCAGATACTAGATAAGCAAAATATCCTATGCCTAATCCTCCTGCTAAAGCTGCCCCAATTAGCCCAATCACGACTATAGTAAGAATCAAATTTTTAATCACGCTGTAGCCAACATTAAAGCCAAAAAGAACTTTATCTAGTGCAGGTTTTTGTACGTTCTTACTTTGTGTTCTCTTTTGATCGTTATCTGATTGAGAATCAGATGTTGAGTTGATTTGAGATTGATCTTTACGTGAAAGTGATTCTTTTAAGATCACTGATTGCTTTAAGATTATTGTTTTGAAAGAAATCCATTTATTCTTTATGAACGGCAGCACTTTTTTTAACGACACTTTTAATTTTTTAAAAAAAGTGGGTTCATTATTGTTTTGTGGACTATTCAAAGTTAGTTCACCTCATAAATTATATTTTATTCCTCTAATTACTTGGCCTATTATAACAAAAAGAAAGGAGAAAGAGCAATTTTTGATGAAATATTGTAGAAAGTTATCATTTTGTGTGAAAAATAACGATAGTGAG from the Carnobacterium inhibens subsp. inhibens DSM 13024 genome contains:
- a CDS encoding transglycosylase domain-containing protein, coding for MNSPQNNNEPTFFKKLKVSLKKVLPFIKNKWISFKTIILKQSVILKESLSRKDQSQINSTSDSQSDNDQKRTQSKNVQKPALDKVLFGFNVGYSVIKNLILTIVVIGLIGAALAGGLGIGYFAYLVSGEEIPTYEEMKADIENVSTTSAMYYATGEKISDLKTDLKRSEIPLSEMSPLVQEAIIATEDEYFYKHSGVVPKAVARALVQEVTGASTTSGGSTLTQQLVKQQILTNEVSFKRKANEILLAFRVENYFTKEEILENYLNVSPFGRNNKGQNIAGLNEASIGIFGVKANELTLPQAAFLAGLPQNPIVYSPYTQTGTLKEDLAAGMSRKDEVLFRMYRENYITKEEYDTAVAYDLTQDFLPQETDVKDSTDYVYNFVEQQARQIIMEQLYTADGYSAEDLSNDQELSDMYYNQADQDLRMNGYTVYSTIDKGVYEAMNDVVEQYANPEISYNENNNPIINNTSYLGNVKVADYIDEETNETKTLVEPVQNGAVLRDNATGRIISFIGGVDYELTQVNHAYQSPRSPGSTIKPLLAFAPALEEGIITPATMLFESSAKVPSWENGSLGVHEITNAGNVIPNKWTDVRTGLTQSSNIVTSKIYQQMKDTYNMEEKLESYMHKMGFGSDIITTEEYQGVYYALPIGGITKGTTVLDQTDGFSTLANKGNYTEGYIIEKIEDHNGEVIYQHEVKPVEVFTPETAYLTTDILRDVLDSGTAKDVKGQLNFTADIAGKTGTSDGQKDIWFIGYTPQVTLSSWIGYDNAVTTSVNDLSNSGSESPSLRNKRHWARLMNAIYNANPTILGTDQAFQQPDGIVEAKVLAATGMQPGKVKLANGKEVTASGATKTELFNKKFLPKTTTYNFGFSASDKELADYWEKTSKTASDEAAKKAKAETDKKKDETKKAEEAKDKAAKDKAEKDKKAQEEAQKKADEAKKKAEADKKAE